CTATAGCTGTGAACGAAGCGGAAACGTCAACGGTCAGCAGCGGTACTGTACGACACGATAATCCCATAACGGTTTTGAGTAGGCCACAAGATGTTAATAATGAAATCGCGCAAGTCGTCAGCGAAGAGGCAACCACTAATCTACGTGTAAATCCAAAATTCGATTATGCCGAAACTGTGCTTGACGAAAATCTGGAGGATTCCATACGCAATTCTGTGCGCAACGAAATCGAATTTGAACAAGACATTGTGGCTGCACAAGTTCAACACCTACAAAATGTAACGGATGAGGAGGTGCGTCGCAAACTACGCGACGAAGTGAAGTTAATACAAAGCGCGCTGCAGGAGAGTAGCACCAAGTCCAGTGCCGCGATTGATGTACTAGCAGAGTGTAAGTTGAGGTTGATTTTGGAAAAGTCCAACAATTATTAACTTATACATTATCATATTTCAGTAACATCCACTTCCCCAGATACTGTGCACGAGCAATTGTCGACAACAGAAAGTACAACCCTTGAGCATTCAAAAACGGCGAATTATGACCTCTCAGTACTGTTCCCCTTACAAGCCGAAGAGGCTGTTTCAACGGTCAAGTCTTTTGTGGACAATCAACGAGGTGCCAGAAATCTTAATGTTAATGGTAACGAAAACGGAGGAATTTTAAATGACAGCGGTGTAACGAACATGCAGTTAGCTGAAGAAGAAGGCatgcaaaatattgaagaaGACAAAGTTGAGGCTCAAGAGGGTTTACTAGCTGCAGATGAGAGCTCAATACAAACTAAATTAAATCGTATATCTGAGTCTGCGCTTTACTCACACGAAGCAAACGAAATCGATGAAGAAGGTTTGAAAGAACAAAAGGAGTTCAGCAATGGGCCGGACCACCAAAAAATGGAAGATGATACGGAGCCAGAAGGCAAAAATATCAAAGCATCAACCGAAGTGCACTCAGTCAACGCGGAAGTGAATAACGTAGATAATGAAGATACTCAGGAGTCAGTGAAGAGCCATGAAGCAACTTCATCCAGCCTTTTGGATGAAAACGAGAATACAAGCCGAGAACAAGCAACTgtagaaaatgaaaatgcaaacGCTGAAACAACAGAAAAGAGTTTTTCTGCAGCGGATGTAGATGAAACTGAGATAACGCCTGCTGCCGCGGATGAATCATCCTTATCTATagttttaaatgaaaacctCACCGCTACCGAGCCTTCTATGGTATTGGCTGAAGATCTGCCAGTAGATCTCTTACACTTAGACGAAAGCGATGCTCTAGCCAACGAAGAAGTTGGCACGACTGTTGAGCCCGAGAGTGTGAAAAGTGTGCATATTGTAATTAAGAAACAGGGTGTTGAATTAGAGGAGGGCGCACTTGAATCTGTAACTGTTGAATCAATGGAAGAGACAACCGATAGTGTGGACATAGTTAAAGAAGAGCTGTTGGATGAGGAGGAAACCACAGCAAAGCCCGCTGTAACTTTGGAAAACGTTGTAGACGGTGAAAATGAACAAAGTGTACAGAATGATGATGCGGCAAAGGAATCAAGTTTAGAATTAGAAAATAATGCCAACGAGCAGGCTGTTTCGGAACCTGTAGAGTCTCCTACTGGACATGTTGAAGAAGATACACAAAATAACAGTGAAGATGACAAACTTAACGAGGACAACAATCGAATTGACGAGGTAGAACAAGAAGCTCaagaattagaaaataaaagtaacCTAACAACTAGCGAAGAGAGCACACAGTCTGATGGCAAAGAGGATACTCTCAACGGTATGCAACACTTGATAGAAATAAACATTGATATTGGAAGTCAAACAGAAAAGTCAACTACAAATGAAGATGGTCAAATTCCAAGCGTTGATAAGCTCGCAGAAGAATCAACAATTCTGCAAGAAACTGAGCCAGACAACGAAATTACGCAAAGTGGTTCCACCACGGAGTCAATAATTCTACAAGAATCCGTAGATAATGAAACTAATCTGCAAAACAAGATAACCCCTAAGCATATTTCTCTCCTGAGCACAACATACATACCAAACGGTGAGATCTCACCGATCTCCACCAGCACAACTGAGGGACAGTCGACGACGCTGAAAGATAGTCAAGTAAATGATGATGACGACAATAGCACTGATGACCCAGACATTGTGCCGCTTCTGGTGGGTGTGAGTGCCGGACAAGGTGATGTCACCGCCTCAACGAAAGGTTCACGTTCGATCAACACGCAGACACATCACACAATGTTGTTGACACAGTTGGACGATACAATGGCGGCGACGCTCTTCGAAACCTTCCCACCACACAATGCCGGACGCACTTTAAATGATCACATGGCCGCTGAGAGTAATGGTGGCATTGGTAAACCTTTGCCTACACGCAGCATAAACGATGTGACATCGGCTTCAGTCTTCAGTCGCTCCGGTCTAATAATTGTGATTTGCTCCAGCATAGCGCTCATGTTCCTGCTCGTCTCGGTGGTGGCTTTCTTCATCTCCTTCCAACGGCAACATGGCACTTTGGATATTGAAATGCAGGAGCAACGCTGTGGCAAAGACGATCTCGATGAGGAGGACGAGGAGGTGGGCACATGCACGAAGTTGCTGGAAATCGAGTTGCCCAAATCAACGATAGTGGCTGCGTCATGCGAGGAGTTGGAGGAGTGTTTGTAGGGCAAACGAGATCTAGATTGCtccagagagagagagagggagaggtGGCACTTATTGTAAATAAAGGAATGCAGAGacttcaacacacacacatacatagtcATAAAcgcgtatatatatacatacatatatgtagacatatatatttggtatatacatGAATTTGTTGTATTGGCGGACGAATTAGTTATTTAGTTAGCATAAAATCGAAAACAGACtgtaattcttatttttaatagcaatattattatatacgCTCGTGTATTATATTTGTAGTATGTATAACATTACGATtgttttgccatatttttcgaattctttacacacatacacacatatacatttttatgtgaATTAATTATCCATGgattttaatgcatttaaatttttactatgcAATCATGAGGAAGGAACTGAGAAAAGAGAAcaaagaattattattttttgttaaatttataatattaattgagATACAGTTATTTATTGCATTACTGAAGTGACATatcaaattcgaaaatcttaggtaaaaaaaaaaaaaaaataattttgtagctTCGAATTAAGTTATTTCAAATGCATGaagtttaaataaagaaatatattaaaaactaataattgttgtatattttgattttacctTATTCTTGAATGGTACTACTTGTATATAAAGGGTGAGCTTTTCCGATGTTCCGTACgtttagaaaaagaaaaaagaagaaaaacacagacacttcaaatttaatgaggaatgtcttttatcattcgaaggaacatattcggcatatatttataataagattatatttttcaaatgttggccgcgactacGTCTCTAATGATCCGTTGactccaattttcgatgactcgttggaGCATTTCGACTAATAATTGATAAATGACAATCAAAATGTTTTGCTCCagggtctgaatcgaagcggaaatTGTCTGCATAGACCTTGGACCTTACATATTCcgacagaaaaaagtctaattATGTGtaacggcccacaaaccacactaaactgATTCTATGGACGATTTCTTTGAACTATTCGGTCCaatattattcataaatatatgttgGGCCTCAAGATGGTGATGGTGTTGTGCTTACTATGCCGATCACCACTAAATCAGCAATGCTGCATctagaatataaaatttttagcaattttattagaattttattAACACCTTTCCAACGGGAAAATTATCCAATATAGGTCATTTGAAATCGCAACTCAATATGCCCGTTCATCTTGAACATTttgatatacaaatataatattatctcCGAGTACCCACATTTCGTAACCGGTAATGAggcgtttgatgaatgtagcGTCCCCAGCTACGTAGTCAAGCTTCTCTTTTGAGACCTCTACTCAACGTTGTTTTGCAAATGATGTAACCAAAAACTGTTCATTTATTACATAAACGATGTTGAGATCTTCCACTATCTCTCTGATTAGATAGAGAATGGAtgattcaaaaactttttttcgttttaaagtAGACTCCTCAAAACGCTTCTGCAACTTTTGCAAAGATTCCGTAGCCGTGAGTCCATTAGAAACACAAGCACACCACTTAACATTTGGAGATCGAGCTTCACgcgaacaagaaaaaactttatacTAATTTGGTGAAAAATATCGACCGATACGGTTTTAGGAATACGAAATATTCTTACGTACCCCCACGATATGTAGGTAAGTGTGAGTCTTACATGACTTGCTCTTGTGAAAATATAGGGAAATAATcctataaaattattgaataagaTAAATGAAAATAGAGAGACGAAAATGAAGATTGACGCTGAATGTCTGGAGGGGCCTAAAAGGGTTTTTAACTCTTTTGTAAAGTTAGAAGGATTGTAGAGTTATATAAGATGAACAGATGATCTGTAGAGTTATATAAGATGAAAAGAATTACAATAGCGAATAAGAAAATATGCACTCTTCAAGGTCAAGTCATAACTCCAATCTTATGGGTGAAGCCTACTGGCGGCAGTTACAGTTATGAAAATTAGAATGTTTCCCCAAATCAATAAAATCCATGAAGCGTACATTAATGTGTAAAGGTCACAAAATGTCTTCTCCTTTTTTCGTCCAAATATTTTCCTTTCATCTTTGAAGCGGCAGTCCTAGGCAGTGAAAGGACTTATGAAGCACTTCTGCCGATTGATGGACAGTAagaaaatcacatattaaataACTGTACGTTTCCATGTACACAAAATAGTTTTGCGAAAGATGAAACCCCTTGGTTGGACTTAAAAGGAAGACCACTCGGAAACGAAGTGCCGTTAACAAGATAAAGACATATCTGGAAGTACCTGAGATGGATGCCATGTAGTATTTGTGCTCAGAGAACTATCACAGAACTATTTCATTTGAATTATTTGCTCAAAGCGGTTGGAATATTTGGGATAACTGTAAGATAACCAAGCACTACTGGATCAAATATTGCGAAACATTATTATCACAGTGAAACTGCTTTAGCTTTAGCATACTATTTAATAATATGACCAAAAACTTAGCTTTATTATAAGTTCCTTTCGTGCTGTCGGCAGCTTTAAAGTCGGCGaataggtggtgtgtgtcgatcttcctctcacgggtcttttccaagatttggcgcatgatgcaAATGTGGTCTATTATAGATTTTCCAAGAATGTCCAGAAAAAGTAGAACCTCATGgaaaaccacatgtctaaaTAAAACACCCTgtgttgtgtgaaagattatacaacttttttctttctCCGGCGAAAAAGTAgcttagtaatttttttcaaaaacacctTAGAAACTCAAAGTTAAATGACCTGAAAAGGCAAATCGACTGACTGCTTTCTGACAAAAAGttacatttttggcaacaacaaACAGAAATTAGGTCATACGATTCATTCGAAAGTAAAGCTGTAGAGTAACTTGGGTCTCGAGTGACCCTGTGGCCAGAATTCATACCTACTACATATGTTTATAAGATATATCAGGAAAATTATTGTACAACATTTTGAGCAACATTTTgctaaagttttgaaatttattggaAATCTTATTGGAAGTAACACTGCCAAGCTCTTAATTTTTCTTCGCATTTGCACTTAAGGGGAACTAACTATGTGCCACTCACTtaccttctttattttttttttttaaataggcactaattttttcatttatttgcaatCTCTCACATCAAAATATCGATTAATTTAACTGCAGTGATCATTATGTTGATATTCTCAAATGTATTTATGCTCAAATACGCATATGCTTTTATGACGGGCAAGTAATCAAGTAAGTGAAGTAAGTGCACTTAATGGTTTTCCATTCTGAAGTGGTGGTGCACGGTCTGTCTGAGTGTCTGTCAATGAGCCCATATGCGTTCATCAAATACGCATTCGAACGAAAATACGTCAATTGCAAGCGTTTACGAAAAATATtgccatacacatacatacatatgtactatatggtACACATCCCCCATACCCATAAAGCATTCTTGTGTCAGTTACATTATGTACTATACGCATATACATGAATATGTTACtgtttgtaagtatgtttgcGCTCAAGTATGCGCCATTGAGCCAGCGTTGGGACATTGAGTAATCATCACCCATTAAGGCGATTTCCACGTTCAATTGACTGCAATGGATCGCTAGCTGGCTGAAGCTGCAAACGAATTTTTACGAGCGCAAAGCGTAAAAAATGCCTCTCGTCAAGCGTCCGTTGCAGTTGTCGGCACTGTGAGTACAGACCGTTGATCGTTGATCGGTAATCGGCGATCTTTTCGCTTTTGGTGATTTCGACGTGAATTTCGTGGATATTGCATTTCGTGTGCGCtcacataaacatacacaccTACGCATATTTTATGTACCGCCTGCATTTCCATTTAGCTGGTAATTACACAAACGTGTACCAGGGGAAATTGACACCCGCCGCACATTTGACGATTAAATGTCATTACTCAGCGAACTATCGTTGACATGAAGCGAGTCATTTGCAGCCGAAAGCCACAATAAAAGCCTTTATTCCGATGTAATTGGAAGTGAAATTCTATTGTTCGTGCGTTAAATGGCGGAAAAGTGTGAATTGTGAAATCACAATACATAACTACAATAATATTATGCGCATACAAATGAACATGAATAGAAATGAAAGGGAGTCTAAAATGAAAACTAATTATTTGCATTGGAAATGACGTTTGTGGGAAATAGttgcaattaatatttattttattggaaCGTTATTCGAGaaatagtccagtcatttaagcttaaattaggtaagaatctcggaattcgatatacctaCTAGGGTATACAtacctaccatatgtaggttttgagacaactttaggttgtcaatatacaagtatttacagacatataaatgggtatatcgaattccgaggtgaacttactataatgactggactaaaatagagaatataagaaattatatcGTATTTGCAATTCTTATAAATTGAGGTTAATTGAACGACTAACCTGTGGGGGCATCTATTTCGTCAATTTCTTAGCTGAATACATAGTGATAGAGCCGAAAGCGTTAGATGGTTAGATTAAAAACCATGGTTCGGTTCGGTTAGGCCGTAGGAATGATGGATGGATGAATGAATATATTCGAAGTGTGAATGGATATATTCGTACTTTGTGTTACCCATAAACAATTAAAAGCGGATCACCAGATCCTTATAGATGGACAAAACAttttgagcttaccacaaatttattggaACGGTTAATATCAATCCCAGCGATTTCGCTAGGTTCGCCAAATGTGTGTATATCGAGATATTTCAATATCAGTCTAGCAAAAGACAGGCAATAGAGAAGGAATTGACAAGATGATTTCAACTTGCTTTCTTGCATACAGCTTTGACAAAGAGCGAgcggcaaaatatttaaaaattcatccCGCGTGTGAACCTGCTGAACAAAGTCCAGTTAGAAAACCTACAATTGCGATGAAATTGGTTTTGAAAAgagctattcagcaaattcactgAACACTCCGAGGAAACCGtcttgactcaattgaggatataacaGCTGAAttgaagaaggctctgatggccttCCCTTGACTGCCcttgactggaaaattcgttggtataagtgtattgcagcgggagggaattactttgaaggaaatgaaatggacaaaattcacctttcaatttgatcacagtagtaaatGATAAAAATGACGAGATGTTCGTGCCAGCTacaattgaatgaaaattgagatatcttgaaaCGCGCGTTCCATGGCAAAACAAATTACTAGTTCGAAGATGGGcttaatcggaccactgccacgcccacaaatcaccgttaaccgaaaacgtataaagtgccatactaagcactaaattaagatatagaactgtaatttggggATCGCAATAGCAAGGTGCACCTAGgggcaaaaaatgttaaaaaaagtgggcgtggtccctaAGTACCTAATATTTGGACACCAatgcctatagttgacttttcacTGAAAATATTGCCGAATGTGtcagatttataattgaaattcagagggaatcctttcctgatagtagtatATCTGTCtgctacaaatgggttgaatcgtgtTAAAACTtacttcccttagtccccatatacataattaatacaaaaattttcatgcttctggctgactttatactgcatatatcggtcaattgagtgagttatcttaataaaactgGCAGAGCGTGtctttcttataacggtgcttagaatgaataaaatgaaactCGCCCAGACCCCATAAACTAACAagtcttatatgtatatgtacctgaACGCACTTCCCTAGCTTTAACCGTTGCAAGTAGTaggagtatgaaatgttcggttatacccgatcttaggtcttccttacttgttaataatGAGTTCATAACATTTTTTCGCAAACAAAcgattttttgctaaaaatctaaattttaactaacgggagctttaagaacaattCCAACGGCGGTTCTTGCACTGGTACTAAGTCTGccacctatagacctcttcgctgaaaactgcgcagctAAATCGGCGGGACGATTACtagctgcaggagaatttacatatagaaccttcgagCATATGTAGTTCGGTGTGTAATTCAGGCTGGGCAAACACCGTCTACATGACCCCACTTTCCAACTGGGAatgaaggttcaaagtaaacaaagaaaaagatGGTTGACATCTATACTGATGGCTCGAAAGTGAATGATGTAGTTGGGCGGGAATACGACCGTCCAGAGTTAGACATACGGCAGCCTTTTAAGTTCCCGGACCATTGCAGTATATTTctagctgaggtctttgctattgcgaaagcggAGCTgacctctaatgcacctgcaggcaattccagagtcaacatctacgtagacagccaagcagcaatcaaggcagtaacctcgtatcgcatatcggctaGAAGTGTCTTTGGAAGAAGGGTAAGCAGCAGTAGAAAGAAAGAGAATTCAATTTTACTGGGctccaggccacaaaggcatcgagggcaatgaaatagtggacgaaattgccaagaatggtgtacgtctaacacccgaaaacgtgatcaacattagGAAACCCATGCCTTGTATAAACGACGATCTCAACAGAAGCATGCTAActaaaatcaaaacccgatggaacgagatACCAGGGCGCAAACAGTGAGCCCGTAGAGTATGTTAAAATATGCGTCAAGCGCAGACATCCTAAACAATGAATAATCCTCTAGGATttagcaagtgaactccatctggaGTCGCAAAAGACCAAAATGGtttatgcgtggcttattggcccaccagattaacctaacctaacctaatctgcCTCACCGCAAGACATTGTTTCTTTGACggaataaaaagttttttaaatgaatCATCGATTTTTAAAGTACAATAAATTCTGTAAACGTgcattagttttatttatttatcaaagtACAGTTAAAATTActcgaaattaaatttattaactcaAACTCTTGAATAGGCAATAGAAGTCATATTTGATACTCGTATTTTCAAGTTACGAAAGTTCTACTGTATGTTTCTAGCaagtggatatacatacatacatatgtatgtaacctCTTAAATATAACCACAAAAGCTTCACTTTCTAGAAGAATTCGCGCAGAGAACTTTACCACACATCGGTAAACAACGGTATCTATTCATTAATTTATCACAAGTAACCATAAAAAGTAAACTCAATTGATTTTTATCACAAGGGCGATATGTGCAGCGACCTTCAAAGAGGTGTCTGTTTTCGAATTCGCACCAAAAGCGAAGCGGTCTCAAAACACAATCTAAACAGCTGGCGTGAGCGTAAACAAAACGCCGGTTCTAACACAGTGCGGTAcaattttgtatgtgtgtgtgtgtgtttgtaaatgTCAGTTCATTTATCTTCATTGAAGCGCTGTGCTCACGGCGCATCTCGCTCGGTTAATGATT
The sequence above is drawn from the Bactrocera tryoni isolate S06 chromosome 1, CSIRO_BtryS06_freeze2, whole genome shotgun sequence genome and encodes:
- the LOC120772486 gene encoding uncharacterized protein LOC120772486, which encodes MTCWKQVRCDLAQQQRQDTAAECITGSNKHGVAADMNGTNGNCSCHKQSRCNRLTCYRNGNSSGSNHRQALPLFITIAVLALATTPINAAVVRRSIAETTTDLHFTTPNTPLEAAVEIDTTTVDTPHLADNHTAVVDVQHNVTVAIAVNEAETSTVSSGTVRHDNPITVLSRPQDVNNEIAQVVSEEATTNLRVNPKFDYAETVLDENLEDSIRNSVRNEIEFEQDIVAAQVQHLQNVTDEEVRRKLRDEVKLIQSALQESSTKSSAAIDVLAELTSTSPDTVHEQLSTTESTTLEHSKTANYDLSVLFPLQAEEAVSTVKSFVDNQRGARNLNVNGNENGGILNDSGVTNMQLAEEEGMQNIEEDKVEAQEGLLAADESSIQTKLNRISESALYSHEANEIDEEGLKEQKEFSNGPDHQKMEDDTEPEGKNIKASTEVHSVNAEVNNVDNEDTQESVKSHEATSSSLLDENENTSREQATVENENANAETTEKSFSAADVDETEITPAAADESSLSIVLNENLTATEPSMVLAEDLPVDLLHLDESDALANEEVGTTVEPESVKSVHIVIKKQGVELEEGALESVTVESMEETTDSVDIVKEELLDEEETTAKPAVTLENVVDGENEQSVQNDDAAKESSLELENNANEQAVSEPVESPTGHVEEDTQNNSEDDKLNEDNNRIDEVEQEAQELENKSNLTTSEESTQSDGKEDTLNGMQHLIEINIDIGSQTEKSTTNEDGQIPSVDKLAEESTILQETEPDNEITQSGSTTESIILQESVDNETNLQNKITPKHISLLSTTYIPNGEISPISTSTTEGQSTTLKDSQVNDDDDNSTDDPDIVPLLVGVSAGQGDVTASTKGSRSINTQTHHTMLLTQLDDTMAATLFETFPPHNAGRTLNDHMAAESNGGIGKPLPTRSINDVTSASVFSRSGLIIVICSSIALMFLLVSVVAFFISFQRQHGTLDIEMQEQRCGKDDLDEEDEEVGTCTKLLEIELPKSTIVAASCEELEECL